In Persicimonas caeni, a single window of DNA contains:
- the gspC gene encoding type II secretion system protein GspC produces MENFLRKYGWTVALALIAIGAFLLALMTNNIVASQLAPLTVPKLPDMSAKQADEPAKRQPTRRRGQNWDRTIASLCLFGCPDTTPKDECEGGCPDGQECQAGQCVPAEDQPPVDSDVPVLSDLNMKLMGAMVADNPEYSMALIRDDNSSETLVLSPGDLVTNGAELVEIRRDRVILKRNGRLEYIRMDKTIGGDPSATTASTLDRTPRPTPIKQPPRTRRASTRGSAGDSIKSVGRDKFEVDRNAINKQIEDKQDLARQGRVVPNYKNGKRDGLKLVGISPNSVYSKLGIQSGDVIHSVNGKEINTSQEAMELFERMRDSGDVTVEIERRGQKRKLNYNIR; encoded by the coding sequence ATGGAGAACTTTCTTCGAAAATACGGTTGGACCGTCGCCCTGGCCCTGATCGCCATCGGTGCGTTCTTGCTGGCGCTGATGACCAACAACATCGTAGCCAGCCAACTGGCGCCGCTGACGGTGCCCAAGCTGCCCGACATGAGCGCCAAGCAGGCCGACGAGCCCGCCAAGCGCCAGCCCACGCGGCGTCGCGGCCAGAACTGGGACCGCACGATCGCGTCGCTGTGCCTGTTCGGTTGCCCCGACACCACGCCCAAGGACGAATGCGAAGGCGGCTGCCCCGACGGCCAAGAATGCCAGGCCGGTCAATGCGTGCCCGCCGAGGATCAGCCGCCGGTCGACTCGGACGTGCCTGTCTTGAGCGACCTCAACATGAAGTTGATGGGCGCGATGGTCGCCGACAATCCCGAATACTCGATGGCGCTCATCCGCGACGACAACTCCAGCGAAACGCTGGTGCTCAGCCCCGGTGACCTCGTCACCAACGGCGCCGAACTCGTCGAGATTCGCCGCGACCGGGTCATCCTCAAGCGCAACGGCCGCCTCGAGTATATCCGCATGGACAAGACCATCGGCGGCGACCCGAGCGCCACGACCGCGTCCACGCTCGACCGCACGCCGCGTCCCACCCCGATCAAGCAGCCGCCTCGCACCCGGCGCGCCTCGACGCGCGGCTCGGCGGGCGACTCGATCAAATCGGTGGGCCGCGACAAATTCGAGGTCGACCGCAACGCCATCAACAAACAGATCGAAGACAAACAGGACCTGGCTCGCCAGGGCCGCGTGGTGCCCAACTACAAAAACGGCAAGCGCGACGGGCTCAAGCTCGTCGGCATCAGCCCCAACAGTGTGTATTCGAAGCTGGGCATCCAGAGTGGCGACGTGATCCACTCGGTCAACGGAAAAGAGATCAACACCTCGCAAGAGGCCATGGAGCTGTTCGAGCGCATGCGCGACTCCGGTGACGTCACCGTCGAGATCGAGCGCCGCGGCCAGAAGCGAAAGCTGAATTACAATATCCGATGA
- the gspD gene encoding type II secretion system secretin GspD, with product MRRRFQRTFLAVSILVGLAVPSVAAAQDVQGKKPGVIQRGGDQADEEQDQEDNQAQQQRNRRQNQGQQQKPQGQVITPQNVDPNEQYNLPPNFDPNYRPKRTPRSTKVTLDFRQAQLEEVVKFFAAAMNKNFIISDSLQANKTITIISPEEVTLAQAYRAFVAALEMNGLTIVPFGQFSKIVQAKEAISSSIETYSGDERLPGVPRMVTAIVPVENTPPDEMEQIIGKFASQFATIIPYGSSLIITENASNLDRLRKLIKQLDQDEAVQQVYVYEVQYAEATDVQQKLMEIFEAEQGNQQTNRRTRRRNTKAQQAATDGGEGDLNVQISQILADERTNKLIIVANPRDFEKIREMIEILDVPTAVGGQVHVKFLEYADAEEISSTLSNLTSGQNQQQRQRTARARARGGEGVAGQVAALLEGEVQITAYKPNNALVVTASPKDYVALETVIDLLDRPRKQVYVEAVILEIAMDNDMQYGMGVTAVSGQDYDGIIPDSAQESGLIEDTQGGIIGQSNFQGLTSLFGGGLAGSIGLIGPIATIPGTEISLPAFALTLQASQTDRSVNLLSAPAVMTMDNEEAEIVVADRVPFVRGLASGAGGLGGLGALSGLASQAGGQNAAAGLGGLGALGGLGGLISPIEYEDVGITLRILPQINESNFVRLEIDQEVSDIKGASNLGSEIPTRTKRTTKTVVLVEDQSTIVIGGLMKERESKTVTKIPFLGDIPVIGFLFRNTGTTKTKQNLVLMLTPYIIESEADVRKIYERKMEERRELAKLFKIQRKEYTAAVNYQKTSGLIERMRNQLSAAERKAKARQEALEAFENKGPRYQILGEEPQPQPEQQEQPGEQEQEAPAQPQGEPEQQ from the coding sequence ATGCGACGACGATTCCAGCGAACCTTTCTGGCTGTTTCGATCCTCGTGGGGCTGGCCGTACCGTCTGTGGCCGCCGCGCAGGACGTCCAGGGCAAAAAGCCGGGCGTGATCCAACGCGGCGGCGATCAAGCCGACGAAGAGCAGGACCAAGAGGACAACCAGGCGCAACAGCAACGCAACCGACGTCAAAACCAGGGCCAGCAACAGAAGCCCCAGGGGCAGGTGATCACCCCGCAGAACGTCGACCCCAACGAGCAGTACAACCTGCCGCCGAACTTCGACCCGAATTATCGGCCCAAGCGCACCCCGCGAAGCACCAAGGTGACGCTCGACTTTCGGCAGGCCCAGCTCGAAGAGGTCGTCAAATTCTTCGCGGCGGCGATGAACAAGAACTTCATCATCTCCGACAGCCTGCAGGCCAACAAGACGATCACGATCATCTCGCCCGAAGAGGTGACCCTGGCGCAGGCCTACCGCGCGTTCGTGGCCGCCCTCGAGATGAACGGGCTGACGATCGTGCCGTTCGGTCAGTTCTCCAAGATCGTGCAGGCCAAAGAGGCGATCAGCTCGTCCATCGAGACCTACAGCGGCGACGAGCGCCTGCCCGGCGTGCCCCGCATGGTCACCGCCATCGTGCCGGTGGAGAACACGCCGCCCGATGAGATGGAGCAGATCATCGGCAAGTTCGCCAGCCAGTTCGCCACGATCATCCCGTACGGCAGCAGCCTGATCATCACCGAGAACGCCTCGAACCTCGACCGGCTGCGCAAGCTCATCAAGCAGCTCGACCAGGACGAGGCTGTCCAGCAGGTCTACGTCTACGAGGTGCAATACGCCGAGGCCACCGATGTCCAGCAGAAGCTCATGGAGATCTTCGAGGCCGAACAAGGCAACCAGCAGACCAACCGCCGCACGCGGCGCCGCAACACCAAGGCGCAGCAAGCGGCCACTGACGGCGGCGAAGGCGACCTCAACGTCCAGATCTCGCAGATCTTGGCCGACGAGCGCACCAACAAGCTCATCATCGTGGCCAACCCGCGCGACTTCGAAAAGATCCGCGAGATGATTGAGATTTTGGACGTGCCCACCGCCGTGGGCGGCCAGGTGCACGTGAAGTTCTTGGAGTACGCCGACGCCGAGGAGATCTCGTCGACCCTGTCGAACCTGACCTCCGGCCAGAACCAGCAGCAACGCCAGCGCACCGCCCGAGCTCGTGCTCGCGGCGGTGAGGGCGTCGCCGGCCAGGTCGCCGCGCTCCTCGAGGGCGAGGTCCAGATCACCGCCTACAAGCCGAACAACGCGCTGGTCGTGACCGCTTCGCCCAAAGACTACGTGGCCCTCGAGACGGTCATCGACCTCCTCGATCGGCCCCGCAAGCAGGTCTACGTCGAGGCGGTCATCCTCGAGATCGCCATGGACAACGACATGCAGTACGGCATGGGCGTGACCGCGGTCAGCGGCCAGGACTACGACGGCATCATCCCCGACTCCGCCCAGGAGAGCGGCCTCATCGAGGACACCCAGGGCGGCATCATCGGCCAGTCGAACTTCCAGGGGCTCACCTCTCTGTTCGGCGGCGGCCTCGCCGGCTCCATCGGCCTCATCGGTCCGATTGCTACGATTCCGGGCACGGAAATTTCACTGCCGGCCTTCGCGTTGACGCTGCAAGCTTCGCAGACTGACCGTTCTGTGAATCTGCTGTCGGCTCCGGCCGTGATGACCATGGACAACGAAGAGGCCGAGATCGTGGTGGCCGACCGGGTGCCGTTTGTGCGCGGTCTGGCCAGCGGCGCCGGCGGCCTGGGCGGCCTCGGCGCGCTCAGCGGCCTGGCCAGCCAAGCCGGTGGGCAAAACGCCGCCGCCGGACTCGGCGGCCTCGGCGCGCTCGGCGGCCTGGGCGGGCTCATCTCGCCCATCGAGTACGAGGACGTCGGCATCACGCTTCGCATCCTCCCCCAGATCAACGAGAGCAACTTCGTTCGCCTCGAGATCGACCAAGAGGTCAGCGACATCAAAGGGGCGAGCAACCTGGGAAGTGAAATCCCCACTCGCACCAAGCGCACCACCAAGACGGTCGTGCTGGTCGAGGACCAGTCGACCATCGTCATCGGCGGTCTGATGAAGGAGCGCGAGTCGAAGACGGTCACCAAGATTCCGTTCCTGGGCGATATCCCGGTCATCGGCTTTCTGTTCCGCAACACCGGCACCACCAAGACCAAGCAGAACCTGGTGCTGATGCTCACGCCCTACATCATCGAGAGCGAGGCGGACGTCCGAAAGATCTACGAGCGCAAGATGGAAGAGCGCCGCGAACTGGCCAAGCTCTTCAAAATCCAGCGCAAAGAGTACACCGCGGCGGTCAACTACCAGAAGACCAGCGGCCTCATCGAGCGGATGCGCAATCAGCTCTCCGCAGCCGAGCGCAAGGCCAAGGCGCGCCAAGAGGCGCTCGAGGCCTTCGAGAACAAGGGCCCGCGCTACCAGATTCTGGGCGAGGAGCCCCAGCCCCAGCCCGAGCAGCAAGAGCAGCCGGGAGAACAAGAGCAAGAAGCACCCGCGCAGCCGCAAGGCGAGCCGGAACAGCAGTAA
- the gspE gene encoding type II secretion system ATPase GspE, protein MYNRQRLGEILIQRGHVTADAVDKALRQQRDKGGLIGQILIAMEAASEKQVMEAVAEQLDYPFQAELDAEAIELGLLEKLQLGYSRENRVLPFDVRDGYILVATDDPLNVEALDEIRFLSGKEVLPVVVPTSPLRDAINKAFDRKSRQLGAGLDELDEAESPHAEDASIDINDLLDAGDDDEAPVIRFVNSLFVQAVRERASDIHIEPGEKDLTVRFRIDGVLKEIAHPPKRFHSSIITRVKIMAGLDIAEKRLPQDGRIRIKMAGKDIDIRVATAPAVHGERITMRLLDKSAVLLNVRDIGLKKSDQETLLKLIHRPNGIVLVTGPTGSGKTTTLYSSLSEINTPDKNILTIEDPVEYQLEGISQMQVNPKIKLNFATGLRSYLRHDPDVIMVGEIRDLETAEMAIQASLTGHLVFSTLHTNDAASAFTRLIDMGVEPFLVSSTVIASLAQRLVRRLCSNCKEPYVPDATVLEEVGLTKADLDRVGGHVFRAREGGCEECISLGYRGRTGIYEVLSVEDSVRNLIMNRDDASNIKREACNHGMDTLREDGAVKILQGQTSIEEVLRVTQEDSVSEAA, encoded by the coding sequence ATGTATAATCGCCAGAGACTTGGTGAAATCCTGATCCAGCGGGGACACGTCACGGCCGACGCCGTCGACAAGGCCCTGCGCCAGCAGCGCGACAAAGGCGGCCTCATCGGCCAGATCTTGATCGCGATGGAGGCGGCCTCTGAGAAGCAGGTCATGGAGGCGGTCGCCGAGCAACTCGACTACCCCTTCCAGGCCGAGCTCGACGCCGAGGCGATCGAGCTGGGGCTCCTCGAGAAACTCCAGCTCGGCTACTCGCGCGAAAACCGCGTGCTCCCCTTCGACGTGCGCGACGGCTATATCCTGGTCGCCACCGACGACCCGCTCAACGTCGAGGCGCTCGATGAGATCCGCTTCTTGAGCGGCAAGGAAGTCCTGCCGGTCGTGGTGCCCACAAGCCCGCTGCGTGACGCCATCAACAAGGCGTTCGACCGCAAGAGCCGCCAGCTCGGCGCCGGCTTGGACGAGCTCGACGAGGCCGAAAGCCCGCACGCCGAAGACGCCAGCATCGACATCAACGATCTGCTCGACGCCGGCGACGACGACGAGGCTCCGGTCATTCGCTTCGTCAACAGCCTGTTCGTGCAGGCCGTTCGCGAGCGTGCCAGCGATATCCACATCGAGCCGGGCGAAAAAGACCTGACGGTGCGCTTTCGCATCGACGGCGTCCTCAAAGAGATCGCCCATCCGCCCAAGCGCTTCCACTCGTCGATCATCACGCGTGTGAAGATCATGGCGGGCCTCGACATCGCCGAGAAGCGCCTGCCCCAGGACGGCCGCATCCGCATCAAGATGGCCGGCAAGGACATCGACATTCGTGTGGCGACCGCCCCGGCGGTCCACGGCGAGCGCATCACGATGCGTCTCCTGGACAAGTCGGCGGTTCTGCTCAACGTGCGCGACATCGGCCTCAAGAAGTCCGACCAAGAGACGTTGCTCAAGCTCATCCACCGGCCCAACGGCATCGTGCTGGTCACCGGCCCGACCGGCTCGGGTAAGACGACCACGCTGTACTCGTCTTTGAGCGAGATCAACACCCCCGACAAGAATATCCTGACCATCGAGGATCCGGTCGAATACCAGCTCGAAGGCATCAGCCAGATGCAGGTCAACCCGAAGATCAAGCTGAACTTCGCCACCGGCCTGCGCAGCTACCTTCGCCACGACCCCGACGTCATCATGGTCGGTGAGATTCGTGACCTCGAGACCGCCGAGATGGCCATTCAGGCCTCGCTGACCGGTCACTTGGTCTTCTCGACCCTGCACACCAACGACGCCGCCAGCGCGTTCACCCGTCTGATCGACATGGGCGTCGAGCCCTTCCTGGTCAGCTCGACGGTGATCGCCTCTCTGGCCCAGCGCCTGGTGCGCCGGCTGTGCTCGAACTGCAAAGAGCCGTACGTGCCCGACGCCACCGTACTCGAGGAAGTCGGCCTGACCAAAGCCGACCTCGACCGCGTCGGCGGCCACGTCTTCCGCGCCCGCGAAGGCGGCTGCGAAGAGTGCATCAGCCTCGGCTACCGCGGCCGTACCGGCATCTACGAGGTCTTGAGCGTCGAGGACTCGGTCAGAAACCTGATCATGAACCGCGACGACGCCTCCAACATCAAGCGCGAGGCCTGCAACCACGGCATGGACACGCTGCGCGAGGACGGCGCGGTCAAGATTCTGCAGGGTCAGACGAGCATCGAAGAGGTGCTGCGCGTGACTCAGGAAGATAGTGTTTCGGAGGCGGCTTAA
- the gspF gene encoding type II secretion system inner membrane protein GspF — protein MPVYEYKGLDGSGKTVKGIQDADSQGALRSLLQSQGIYVTDIWEGKGGRAKASGEVDFQKMLERVTLRDISVLTRQMATLTRAGIPLVETLNALSEQVEKDELKRTISDIRQKVNEGSSLAKALSDHPKHFSDLYVNMVKAGESSGNLDVVLERLTEFLEAQIELRGKVIGAMVYPIIMMFVGVIIMSVLFIFVIPKVTQIFQDQNAALPWITQLLIGTSEVFASAWFVILPAIGGLIWAFFKWKNSPEGKDKWDRWVLKVPVFGPLVRMIAVSRFARTLGTLLASGVPLLTALDIVKNILGNNRLIEVVEDARVNIREGESIAQPLKRSGEFPPLVTHMIAIGEKSGQLEDMLDNVATAYNQQVDMRIQALTTLLEPLMIVGMGAGVAVIVFAVMMPILQLNQTIGAG, from the coding sequence ATGCCAGTTTACGAATACAAAGGCCTGGACGGGTCCGGAAAGACCGTCAAAGGAATCCAAGACGCCGACAGCCAGGGGGCGCTGCGCTCGCTTCTGCAATCCCAGGGCATCTACGTCACGGATATTTGGGAGGGCAAGGGAGGCAGAGCCAAAGCCTCCGGTGAGGTCGACTTCCAGAAGATGCTCGAGCGGGTCACCCTGCGCGACATCTCGGTGCTCACTCGCCAGATGGCCACGCTCACCCGCGCCGGCATCCCGCTCGTCGAGACGCTCAACGCGCTCAGCGAGCAGGTCGAAAAGGACGAGCTCAAGCGCACCATCAGCGACATTCGCCAGAAGGTCAACGAGGGCTCGAGCCTAGCCAAGGCGCTCAGCGACCACCCCAAGCACTTCAGCGACCTGTACGTCAACATGGTCAAGGCCGGCGAGAGCTCCGGTAACCTCGACGTCGTCCTGGAGCGGCTGACCGAATTCCTGGAAGCCCAGATCGAGCTGCGCGGCAAAGTCATCGGCGCGATGGTCTACCCGATCATCATGATGTTCGTCGGTGTCATCATCATGAGCGTGCTCTTCATCTTCGTCATCCCGAAGGTCACCCAGATCTTCCAGGACCAGAACGCCGCCCTGCCCTGGATCACCCAGCTGCTGATCGGCACCAGCGAGGTCTTCGCCAGCGCCTGGTTCGTCATCCTGCCGGCCATCGGCGGGCTGATCTGGGCCTTCTTCAAGTGGAAGAACTCACCGGAGGGCAAAGACAAGTGGGACCGCTGGGTCTTGAAGGTCCCCGTCTTCGGCCCCCTGGTCCGCATGATCGCCGTGTCGCGCTTCGCCCGCACGCTGGGAACCCTCCTGGCCAGCGGCGTGCCGCTGCTGACGGCGCTCGACATCGTCAAAAATATCCTGGGGAACAACCGGCTCATCGAAGTCGTCGAAGACGCCCGCGTCAACATCCGCGAGGGTGAATCGATCGCCCAGCCCCTGAAGCGCTCGGGCGAGTTTCCGCCGCTTGTCACCCACATGATCGCCATCGGCGAGAAGAGTGGCCAGCTCGAGGACATGCTCGACAACGTGGCCACCGCCTACAACCAGCAGGTCGACATGCGCATCCAGGCGCTGACCACCCTGCTAGAGCCGTTGATGATCGTCGGCATGGGCGCCGGCGTGGCAGTCATCGTCTTCGCTGTCATGATGCCGATTCTGCAGCTCAATCAGACGATTGGAGCGGGATGA
- a CDS encoding type II secretion system protein GspG: MKLIENIKEAHLAATKRGQLANTRGMTLIEIMIVITIMASIMGVVGFYVVGALEEANIKEAKIQMGNLNQSLDMYYTRTDPHEYPESLQKLVDRNIMQEVPSDPWGEQYVYRRDSRNEFTLMSKGPDMTEGTEDDITPGGDGGES; the protein is encoded by the coding sequence ATGAAGCTCATCGAAAACATCAAGGAAGCCCACTTGGCAGCCACCAAGCGCGGCCAACTCGCCAACACCCGCGGCATGACGCTCATCGAGATCATGATCGTCATCACGATCATGGCCAGCATCATGGGCGTGGTCGGCTTCTACGTCGTCGGCGCCCTCGAGGAAGCCAACATCAAGGAAGCCAAGATCCAGATGGGCAACCTGAACCAGTCGCTCGACATGTACTACACGCGCACCGACCCGCACGAGTACCCGGAGAGCCTGCAGAAGCTGGTCGACCGCAACATCATGCAGGAAGTCCCCAGCGACCCGTGGGGCGAGCAGTACGTGTACCGTCGCGACAGCCGCAACGAGTTCACCCTGATGAGCAAGGGCCCCGACATGACCGAGGGCACCGAGGACGACATCACCCCGGGCGGCGACGGCGGCGAGAGCTGA
- a CDS encoding pilus assembly FimT family protein yields the protein MTHRPTSPLRTTKGMTIIEVMVVMFIVAGLAGMSFYAVGALTATDLRDEAMRMTSAMKYTWTRAAVNGAQYRMVIDLEAGEYHTEVTDAPVVQEAPDNAGSSEGVLPEEAQERENAKKANASDLFGEESDPFGVHRAPTYEQVQDGAIEPRAFESGVKIKEVHVAYQDTPITSGKVAVNFFPDGFQQPVIIVLTNEEEDDFFSLVNEPLTGRVKLFSKRIEDREMLEHGEDDD from the coding sequence ATGACCCATCGCCCCACATCTCCCCTTCGCACGACGAAGGGCATGACCATCATCGAAGTGATGGTCGTGATGTTCATCGTCGCCGGCCTGGCGGGGATGTCGTTCTACGCCGTCGGCGCGCTCACCGCGACCGACCTGCGGGACGAGGCGATGCGCATGACCTCGGCGATGAAGTACACCTGGACGCGCGCCGCGGTAAACGGCGCGCAGTACCGCATGGTCATCGACCTCGAAGCGGGCGAATACCACACCGAGGTGACCGACGCGCCGGTGGTCCAAGAGGCGCCGGACAACGCCGGCAGCTCCGAGGGCGTGCTGCCCGAGGAGGCTCAGGAGCGCGAGAACGCCAAGAAGGCCAACGCCTCCGACCTGTTCGGCGAGGAGAGCGACCCGTTCGGCGTGCACCGCGCGCCGACCTACGAGCAGGTCCAAGACGGCGCCATCGAGCCGCGCGCGTTCGAGTCGGGCGTCAAGATCAAAGAGGTGCACGTGGCCTATCAGGACACGCCCATCACCTCCGGCAAAGTGGCGGTGAACTTCTTTCCGGACGGCTTCCAGCAGCCGGTGATCATCGTGTTGACCAACGAGGAGGAGGACGACTTCTTCTCGCTCGTCAACGAGCCGCTGACGGGGCGCGTCAAGCTCTTCAGCAAGCGGATCGAAGATCGCGAGATGCTCGAGCATGGAGAGGACGATGATTGA
- a CDS encoding prepilin-type N-terminal cleavage/methylation domain-containing protein, with amino-acid sequence MIERLRSQHGFTLLEVLIALAILASALTVLIGTTATSNQQAIYANKLTRVSQLARSKMTDIEYEMMDEGFPDTVQRLDGDFGEEGYDHISWEAEVFPVEIPPEVKEELIAQVNAQLFGGQDTQGALKGNAAFSAMLPMLVAQVPEMINQIGKKIRRVKLVVTYDFHGSEETMTVTQYIVDRDQAGFDLFGTGESDSGSEGGEE; translated from the coding sequence ATGATTGAGCGACTGAGATCACAACACGGTTTTACGCTCTTGGAAGTGCTCATCGCTCTGGCCATCTTGGCCAGCGCCCTGACTGTGCTCATCGGCACCACGGCCACGAGCAACCAGCAGGCGATCTACGCCAACAAGCTCACCCGCGTCTCGCAGCTCGCCCGCTCGAAGATGACCGACATCGAGTACGAGATGATGGACGAGGGCTTCCCCGACACCGTCCAACGCCTCGACGGCGACTTCGGTGAAGAGGGCTACGACCACATCAGTTGGGAGGCCGAGGTTTTCCCGGTCGAGATTCCCCCGGAGGTCAAAGAGGAGCTCATCGCGCAGGTCAACGCGCAGCTCTTCGGCGGCCAGGACACCCAGGGCGCGCTCAAGGGCAACGCGGCGTTCAGCGCCATGTTGCCGATGCTCGTCGCCCAGGTGCCCGAGATGATCAACCAGATCGGCAAGAAGATTCGCCGCGTCAAGCTGGTCGTCACCTACGATTTCCACGGCTCCGAAGAGACGATGACGGTCACCCAGTACATCGTCGACCGCGACCAGGCCGGCTTCGACCTGTTCGGCACCGGCGAGTCGGACTCGGGCAGCGAAGGGGGCGAAGAATGA
- a CDS encoding prepilin-type N-terminal cleavage/methylation domain-containing protein → MSTLRDKLARCDKLTTIAQAHRALWGTDDRRAQAGFTLIEVLLAVTVLATLTAITWVGVSGMFSTRDYMTERFERYQIMRVAMDRMAREFSSAYLAGPEHGGEPLPGEEEEMQEAQDGNAGKVAQLQARREPVQFGMIGRDDEVNFTSFAHIRSIAGEKASQHAEIGYFTERKRDSRTGRLVNSLMRREDTTLDDDITDGGKIYTMIPNIEDVEFEYWDPGPPSVGTMEEMAEGDWTDSWDTTKSEFAGRLPTRVRIRVTLPPQDERGDEEVFTIQTQLETTEVLEF, encoded by the coding sequence ATGAGCACCCTCCGTGACAAGCTGGCAAGGTGTGACAAGCTGACAACAATCGCCCAAGCGCATCGCGCGCTGTGGGGTACGGACGACCGACGCGCACAGGCGGGCTTCACCCTCATCGAAGTCCTCCTCGCCGTCACCGTGCTCGCCACGCTCACCGCGATTACGTGGGTGGGCGTGTCGGGCATGTTCAGCACCCGCGACTACATGACTGAGCGCTTCGAGCGCTACCAGATCATGCGCGTGGCCATGGACCGCATGGCCCGCGAGTTCTCCTCGGCGTACCTCGCCGGCCCGGAGCACGGCGGCGAGCCGCTTCCAGGCGAAGAGGAAGAGATGCAGGAAGCCCAGGACGGCAACGCCGGCAAGGTCGCCCAACTGCAGGCGCGCCGCGAGCCGGTCCAATTCGGCATGATCGGGCGCGACGACGAGGTCAACTTCACCAGCTTCGCCCACATCCGAAGCATCGCCGGCGAGAAGGCCAGCCAGCACGCCGAGATCGGCTACTTCACCGAGCGCAAGCGCGACAGCCGCACCGGCCGCCTGGTCAACAGCCTGATGCGCCGCGAGGACACCACCCTCGACGACGACATCACCGACGGCGGCAAGATCTACACGATGATCCCCAACATCGAAGACGTCGAATTCGAGTATTGGGACCCGGGCCCGCCCAGCGTGGGCACCATGGAGGAGATGGCCGAGGGCGACTGGACCGACAGTTGGGACACGACCAAGAGCGAGTTCGCCGGGCGATTGCCCACCCGCGTTCGCATCCGGGTGACCCTTCCGCCGCAAGACGAACGCGGCGACGAAGAGGTCTTCACCATCCAGACTCAGCTGGAGACGACTGAGGTGCTGGAGTTTTGA